One segment of Rubripirellula amarantea DNA contains the following:
- a CDS encoding alpha/beta hydrolase, translated as MGFDVGYYVYLPPGYDTSEDRYPVVYHLHGGRPGGENKAIRLSRFIDAAIQKGTIKPTIYVFPNGGPISWYDMPELEHGMGESVFIDELIPHIDSTYRTWGTREGRALEGYSQGGRGVTRIMFKHPDLFLSVAPGGSGYGPEKRIQENNGYESEKLRFMPLGYNAWDLAKVYSSRSDKPDLSILVWDGTKCFNYEFNLKYSAYLNELGISHEFLSIPNVSHTAAGSYEVEGDRIMQHHQRTFDIYRPR; from the coding sequence ATGGGATTTGATGTCGGGTACTACGTTTATCTTCCGCCCGGCTACGATACGTCAGAAGATCGCTATCCCGTCGTTTATCACCTTCACGGCGGTCGTCCCGGTGGAGAGAACAAGGCTATCCGATTGTCTCGCTTTATCGACGCAGCCATTCAAAAGGGAACCATCAAACCAACAATCTATGTTTTTCCCAACGGTGGCCCAATTAGTTGGTACGACATGCCAGAGTTGGAACATGGCATGGGTGAGTCCGTGTTTATCGACGAACTCATTCCGCACATCGATTCAACGTATCGAACGTGGGGCACCCGCGAAGGACGGGCGCTGGAAGGCTACTCGCAAGGCGGACGCGGTGTAACGCGTATCATGTTCAAACATCCCGACTTGTTTCTTTCGGTCGCACCCGGCGGATCGGGTTACGGTCCAGAAAAGAGAATCCAGGAAAACAATGGCTACGAGTCTGAGAAATTGCGTTTCATGCCACTCGGGTACAACGCCTGGGATTTAGCCAAAGTGTATTCCTCTCGATCCGATAAGCCCGACCTAAGCATTTTGGTTTGGGACGGAACAAAGTGCTTCAACTACGAATTCAATCTGAAGTATTCCGCATACCTCAACGAACTTGGTATCTCGCACGAATTCTTATCGATCCCAAACGTCTCGCACACCGCCGCCGGTAGCTACGAAGTTGAGGGAGATAGAATCATGCAACATCACCAACGGACGTTTGACATCTATCGACCGCGTTAA
- a CDS encoding serine/threonine-protein kinase, protein MSFRTTQSNTSYRRLIEKATAYDDHLASEQDGPSNANSLDPKLVETIKLLHALFKERSLDDATVSISCDAKDPADGAMPEQIERFAIRGILGSGGFATVYRGFDEVLQRDVAIKALRRNSSPNLPDEQRLREARAVARLSHPNLVPIYEVLDIDGRLYLVAEFCDGPTLASWLRDNADRLSVADSVEIMVRLASAIEHAHGRSLVHRDIKPANIILAMTTNDSKLPFEPRLTDFGLVRDLSQTIDEQTARRLVGTFQYMAPEQFLHSQLDHNEACDQYALGVLFYRLLTGRLPHAEKSGIEMVEAVCTGPPAKLRSVKASVPLDAEAICLRCLELEPDQRYPSVSHLIDDLRRFQQGLEVKARPRGIIERSLTFVGGHPVESALLTLMLIAISSTAVISMSHNRALREQQHVLQVAVSRALDAEALAEESLDGERRQRELALESRAKAKRIAMLSDIKLALASLSRGDAPDAAATVNRIKEYVDSDADNDFAVAMLGNLVGEGTTQWPEGPAPVAEIAPVNSKGQTCIGYVDGTLRMVDDQSGKVVRELVMPEGKNICALAVSENAERIAVGLCDQPGTRSVFAANEVHVFENNDDKPIFTRWGFPTTIESLTFLADPDQLAIGCRYSPVSLISLADQSYKKVFPSHRRHRELHTSVDGSTITFIHEADLFLQFDSATHEVLRELKIQNRAMKLTDMCYNIHRISVSHDQRYVAVTVSYSDGGRVVVADLSAGSPHEFPGSFDPESQHRREVIWSILLDSSSSYADSVVFSKDNSQLFIGSAAGDVICYDMVDILAASQNVPPTEPTCSDRRVIHQGPVNQLAVDSLGRIISGGEDGRVTVLDRSTIDRSIQSVPPAATIVRHGKETIVSGHTDGSVRLSNAFTGHSEIIVSAGKSTVSELCLDPHGRVLVIGRVNGSVDFLDFDSRKIFHRIPHVVDENSTRNSVDFITMNSEGTEVAICVAGFSLLVLELGNNGNQPSVSLVSEHQLTSSVDAAWFSDSQDLVLLGDLVKQWVRSKAISQTVDSGIGGLTAVIKEPVGDSVYSGARDGRIRRHDLAGKVTMTSDRWPRPTLHVGIDSAITALSVDATGRYLVAGNYTGHLSLWDAETLQYLGHIPTHDEQAPIRRIEIAADNQWISYLERHVEDPTSRPKSHRPKLIRLE, encoded by the coding sequence ATGAGTTTCCGAACGACTCAATCCAATACTTCATACCGGCGGTTGATTGAGAAAGCGACTGCCTATGATGATCACCTGGCGTCCGAACAGGATGGTCCCAGCAATGCGAATTCGCTCGACCCAAAGTTAGTAGAGACAATCAAATTGCTGCATGCTCTTTTTAAAGAGCGTAGTCTCGATGACGCCACCGTAAGCATTTCCTGCGACGCAAAGGATCCTGCCGATGGTGCCATGCCCGAGCAAATCGAGCGATTCGCAATCCGGGGAATTTTAGGCAGCGGTGGCTTCGCAACGGTTTATCGAGGTTTCGATGAAGTGCTGCAGCGTGATGTTGCGATCAAAGCACTGCGTAGGAATTCGTCGCCGAATCTACCCGATGAACAACGGTTGCGTGAAGCTCGCGCGGTCGCCAGATTGAGCCATCCTAACTTAGTACCTATCTACGAAGTCTTAGACATCGATGGAAGGTTGTATTTGGTTGCCGAGTTCTGCGATGGCCCGACCTTGGCGTCGTGGCTTCGGGACAATGCTGACCGTCTTTCGGTAGCTGATTCCGTCGAGATCATGGTGCGTTTGGCAAGTGCGATCGAGCATGCTCATGGTCGGTCACTTGTGCATCGCGATATCAAACCGGCCAACATTATCCTGGCTATGACCACGAACGATTCCAAGTTGCCGTTTGAACCTAGATTGACCGATTTCGGTTTGGTTCGCGATCTCAGTCAGACGATCGACGAACAGACGGCTAGGCGCTTGGTGGGTACGTTCCAGTACATGGCACCCGAGCAGTTTCTCCATTCGCAGTTGGACCACAACGAAGCCTGTGATCAATACGCGTTGGGCGTGCTGTTTTATCGCTTGCTCACCGGTCGTCTTCCTCATGCCGAAAAGTCCGGCATCGAGATGGTGGAAGCCGTCTGTACTGGTCCACCAGCAAAATTGCGAAGCGTCAAGGCGTCGGTTCCTCTCGACGCTGAAGCTATTTGCCTACGATGTCTCGAGCTCGAACCTGATCAACGCTATCCATCCGTTTCCCATCTGATTGATGACTTGCGGCGATTTCAACAGGGCCTTGAAGTGAAAGCAAGGCCACGCGGGATTATTGAACGGTCCTTGACCTTCGTTGGTGGACATCCCGTTGAGTCCGCCTTACTGACCTTGATGCTGATAGCGATCTCATCCACTGCAGTGATTTCGATGTCACACAATCGTGCGCTAAGAGAACAACAGCACGTGCTTCAGGTCGCTGTTTCGCGTGCGTTGGATGCCGAAGCTTTGGCCGAAGAATCTTTGGATGGTGAACGTCGACAGCGCGAGTTGGCTCTTGAAAGCCGGGCGAAAGCGAAACGAATTGCGATGCTTTCAGATATCAAGCTCGCACTTGCCTCGCTAAGTCGTGGCGATGCACCCGATGCCGCCGCTACCGTCAATCGTATCAAAGAGTATGTGGACTCCGACGCCGACAACGATTTTGCCGTCGCCATGCTTGGCAATCTCGTTGGCGAAGGAACGACTCAGTGGCCCGAGGGCCCCGCACCGGTTGCTGAAATTGCTCCGGTTAACAGCAAAGGTCAAACCTGCATCGGATACGTCGACGGAACCTTACGTATGGTCGATGACCAAAGCGGCAAAGTAGTTCGCGAACTGGTCATGCCCGAGGGCAAGAATATTTGCGCCTTGGCGGTCAGCGAGAATGCTGAACGAATTGCGGTCGGCTTATGCGATCAACCGGGCACTCGTAGTGTTTTCGCTGCCAACGAAGTTCACGTCTTTGAAAACAATGATGACAAACCAATCTTCACTCGTTGGGGGTTTCCCACCACGATTGAGTCGCTGACGTTTTTGGCGGATCCCGACCAGTTGGCAATCGGCTGTCGGTATAGCCCGGTCAGCCTAATATCATTGGCCGACCAGTCTTACAAGAAAGTCTTTCCCTCGCATCGACGTCACCGAGAGCTCCACACCTCGGTTGATGGATCGACGATCACATTCATCCACGAGGCCGATCTATTCTTGCAGTTCGATTCGGCTACCCATGAAGTTCTGCGCGAACTGAAAATTCAAAATCGCGCCATGAAATTGACGGACATGTGCTACAACATTCACCGCATTTCGGTTTCTCATGATCAACGCTATGTGGCGGTAACCGTTTCCTATTCGGATGGTGGTCGCGTGGTGGTTGCCGATTTATCGGCCGGCAGTCCGCATGAGTTTCCAGGATCATTCGATCCCGAATCGCAGCATCGTCGCGAAGTCATCTGGTCGATTCTCCTGGATTCATCGAGTTCGTATGCTGATTCCGTCGTTTTTTCAAAAGACAATTCCCAGTTGTTCATCGGTAGCGCAGCGGGTGACGTCATTTGTTACGACATGGTCGACATCCTGGCGGCTAGCCAAAATGTGCCGCCAACGGAACCGACTTGCTCGGATCGCCGCGTTATCCATCAAGGTCCCGTGAATCAACTCGCGGTCGATTCACTTGGCCGCATCATTTCCGGTGGCGAAGATGGGCGAGTCACTGTTCTAGATCGCTCGACTATTGACCGATCGATCCAGTCGGTTCCGCCAGCGGCAACGATCGTTCGTCATGGTAAAGAAACGATCGTTAGTGGTCACACCGACGGTAGCGTTAGGTTGTCCAATGCGTTCACAGGACATTCCGAAATCATTGTTTCCGCCGGAAAATCCACTGTATCGGAACTATGTCTCGACCCGCACGGACGAGTGTTGGTCATCGGTCGAGTTAACGGCTCGGTGGATTTCCTAGACTTTGATTCGCGAAAGATATTCCACCGCATTCCCCATGTCGTCGACGAGAATTCAACGCGAAATTCTGTTGACTTCATCACGATGAATAGCGAAGGAACGGAGGTCGCGATATGTGTGGCTGGATTCTCACTGCTTGTTCTCGAGCTTGGCAACAACGGCAACCAACCCTCTGTATCGCTCGTTTCCGAACATCAACTGACAAGTTCGGTTGATGCAGCGTGGTTTTCCGATTCCCAAGACCTCGTTTTGCTTGGTGACCTTGTGAAGCAATGGGTTCGATCCAAGGCGATTAGCCAAACCGTTGATTCCGGCATCGGTGGGCTAACCGCTGTGATCAAAGAACCAGTCGGCGATTCGGTCTACTCCGGTGCGAGGGATGGGCGGATTCGACGGCATGATTTAGCTGGAAAAGTAACGATGACTAGCGATCGTTGGCCGCGTCCTACGTTGCATGTTGGAATAGACAGCGCTATCACCGCGCTATCGGTCGATGCTACGGGTCGATATCTCGTTGCGGGAAACTACACCGGTCATCTTTCGCTTTGGGATGCAGAGACCTTGCAGTACCTCGGTCACATTCCCACGCATGACGAACAAGCACCGATACGTAGAATCGAGATTGCAGCAGACAACCAGTGGATTAGCTACCTCGAACGTCATGTCGAAGACCCAACGTCCCGACCCAAATCCCACCGCCCCAAACTGATACGGCTTGAATAA
- a CDS encoding peptidase associated/transthyretin-like domain-containing protein has product MPMFVMTLAVLTIGCGSPKRNGDYVKITGTVHVDGAPAEGVVVRLYSDSQGTSLSNGVSGPDGRLTISTHELGDGALPGRYEVTCTWSDFDPLSRSWTGDQLEGRYATKGESGIVWDVDAEDSFDAGILDLRNPAAK; this is encoded by the coding sequence ATGCCGATGTTCGTTATGACTCTTGCGGTTCTAACGATCGGATGTGGTAGCCCGAAACGGAATGGTGACTACGTCAAGATTACAGGAACCGTTCATGTGGATGGGGCGCCCGCTGAGGGTGTTGTGGTCCGACTTTATTCGGATTCGCAAGGCACTTCCTTATCCAATGGCGTCAGCGGGCCCGATGGAAGGCTAACCATATCGACTCATGAGCTAGGCGATGGAGCGTTGCCAGGGCGCTACGAAGTCACATGCACCTGGAGCGATTTCGATCCTCTTTCGCGATCATGGACCGGCGACCAATTAGAGGGGCGGTACGCGACCAAGGGCGAATCAGGAATTGTGTGGGACGTCGATGCCGAGGACAGCTTTGATGCTGGCATCCTCGATCTTCGCAATCCCGCAGCGAAGTAG
- a CDS encoding CDP-alcohol phosphatidyltransferase family protein, protein MSKRISYSLLDPWIGPLFKKLYPRLSIPAWFPPEGIVLIGHLSAIAGAIGFAFALQFWWCGILGSIGVVGNHLADCIDGTHARETGQCRNGGELLDHFTDPLSFAYWLIGIGVAINRLDLAIVAVVCLFATAVLTNIKAKLIGEFTLAKFGPTEFKTLLAVFGSSLSVAMGVPALSSAATPFATTCYVVLILGGLVQLTTNLVLAVQEVNRSNAKPDTSEWITTRTHHSPRIR, encoded by the coding sequence ATGTCGAAACGCATCTCTTACAGCCTTCTCGATCCCTGGATCGGCCCACTTTTTAAGAAGCTATATCCTCGATTGTCTATTCCAGCATGGTTTCCGCCCGAAGGAATCGTTTTGATTGGCCATCTTAGCGCCATCGCCGGGGCGATTGGCTTTGCGTTCGCACTACAGTTCTGGTGGTGCGGGATCCTGGGATCGATCGGCGTGGTTGGCAATCACTTGGCTGACTGTATCGACGGCACTCACGCACGCGAAACGGGACAATGCCGCAACGGTGGCGAACTGCTCGATCATTTCACGGATCCGCTTTCGTTCGCTTACTGGCTTATCGGGATCGGTGTCGCCATCAACCGTTTGGACCTCGCCATCGTTGCGGTGGTTTGTTTGTTCGCGACCGCTGTGCTAACCAATATTAAGGCGAAGCTTATCGGTGAATTCACGCTCGCGAAGTTCGGGCCGACGGAGTTCAAGACGCTGCTAGCAGTTTTTGGGTCATCGTTGAGTGTTGCAATGGGCGTTCCTGCGCTGTCCTCAGCAGCAACCCCCTTTGCGACCACTTGCTATGTGGTCTTGATTCTTGGTGGATTGGTTCAGCTAACGACGAACCTTGTTCTAGCTGTCCAAGAAGTGAACCGTTCAAATGCGAAACCCGATACCTCGGAATGGATAACAACGCGAACCCATCATTCACCCAGAATCCGTTAG
- the pncA gene encoding bifunctional nicotinamidase/pyrazinamidase produces the protein MNVLLLIDLQNDFMPGGSLAVSDADEVIPIANAMMKRVDLVVATQDWHPANHGSFASQHADCKVGDLIELAGLPQIAWPDHCIESTMGASFHPALNVDDIHHIIHKGTDPKIDSYSGFFDNGRRAATGLHHYLQTQGAIHLHVMGIASDYCVKFTVLDALSLGYQVTVDLDGCRGVELTPGDIDLAVQEMSKAGASVQT, from the coding sequence ATGAACGTTTTGCTACTGATCGACCTGCAGAACGATTTCATGCCGGGCGGATCGCTCGCGGTGTCGGACGCTGACGAAGTGATCCCGATCGCCAACGCAATGATGAAACGAGTTGATCTTGTCGTGGCAACTCAAGACTGGCATCCCGCCAATCACGGTAGTTTCGCTAGCCAACATGCTGATTGCAAAGTCGGCGACCTCATCGAACTTGCGGGGTTGCCTCAGATCGCGTGGCCCGATCACTGCATCGAAAGCACTATGGGGGCAAGTTTTCATCCCGCTTTGAATGTTGACGATATACATCACATCATCCACAAAGGCACGGATCCAAAGATCGACAGCTACAGCGGCTTCTTCGACAATGGCCGTCGGGCGGCCACCGGCCTGCATCACTACTTGCAAACCCAAGGTGCAATTCATCTGCATGTCATGGGTATTGCTAGTGACTACTGCGTTAAGTTCACCGTCCTGGACGCGTTGAGCCTCGGCTATCAAGTCACCGTCGACCTAGACGGTTGTCGCGGAGTCGAACTCACACCCGGCGATATAGATCTAGCCGTCCAGGAAATGTCTAAAGCAGGAGCCTCGGTTCAAACGTGA
- a CDS encoding RNA polymerase sigma factor — translation MNTHSNDPTEPSKTASESSMPFFADGEYSTEDFCWEQCGQFVMKIVDNRLPRSIRRHLGVSDVVQSVLCLVQAKRSQFRGNTQAEFRSWVMRIAERKVVDSIRRHRRSMVSLDDHEGKAYPLPTSGATNGIAPSEQIEAQEQVHQMLAELGGLPEQLRQIVELRYLKNMTFEQIAAELEISTTTCRRRWMHAITRISTQLNSDRP, via the coding sequence GTGAACACTCACTCCAATGACCCCACCGAGCCATCCAAAACAGCCAGCGAATCCTCGATGCCATTCTTTGCTGATGGCGAATACTCCACCGAGGATTTTTGTTGGGAACAGTGTGGTCAATTCGTTATGAAGATCGTGGACAACCGATTGCCCAGATCCATCCGCCGTCATCTGGGCGTTTCCGACGTGGTGCAAAGTGTGTTGTGCCTAGTTCAAGCTAAACGAAGCCAGTTTCGTGGCAACACCCAAGCAGAGTTCCGTAGCTGGGTCATGCGAATTGCCGAACGAAAGGTTGTCGACAGCATTCGGCGACATCGTCGTAGCATGGTTTCTCTTGACGACCACGAAGGCAAGGCCTACCCGTTACCGACCTCTGGTGCTACGAATGGAATTGCACCGAGCGAGCAAATTGAAGCTCAAGAACAGGTACATCAAATGCTTGCAGAATTAGGCGGTTTGCCTGAACAACTACGTCAGATCGTCGAGTTGCGTTACCTCAAAAACATGACGTTCGAACAGATCGCCGCAGAACTAGAGATCTCAACGACGACATGCCGTCGCCGCTGGATGCATGCGATTACCCGGATCAGTACTCAATTGAATTCTGATCGCCCATGA
- a CDS encoding DUF1559 domain-containing protein, giving the protein MGDANSFRQRRDRGFTIVELLVTITVIGILVGLLLPAVQAAREAARRMDCSNRSRQIGLAFHNYHSAYKQLPRAWWLETPPSRSFNGSNWSMDLLPFLELDMVWLRIDQSRLKADQTSPSSVAALQQPIGVFTCPSAPGEPETRRYRFDATQAGLPFTATNLAPSDFSPTTGVRGLIANHAFGSQLASNREGALQVVSEIFGGDNDGHFRDILDGLSHTFLVGERTGGNQIYNGNQYDPVATMFLSELDGGGWGDLLNGEHWIQGSLKGGIGWPPQGGPCAVNCTNARGFGFHSFHVGGCHFVMADGSVQFFNSEVDARLFASHVTRRGGETIASQ; this is encoded by the coding sequence ATGGGTGATGCAAATTCCTTTCGACAACGTCGTGATCGCGGATTCACGATTGTCGAATTGTTGGTGACGATCACAGTCATCGGAATTCTGGTCGGTTTACTATTGCCCGCCGTGCAAGCCGCTCGCGAGGCTGCCCGACGGATGGACTGCAGCAATCGATCTCGGCAGATTGGGCTGGCCTTTCACAACTATCACTCCGCATACAAACAACTTCCGCGAGCTTGGTGGCTCGAGACGCCTCCTTCACGATCTTTCAACGGCAGCAACTGGTCCATGGATCTCTTGCCATTCCTTGAACTGGACATGGTTTGGCTTCGGATTGACCAAAGTCGCTTGAAGGCGGACCAAACCAGTCCGTCGAGTGTGGCTGCATTGCAGCAACCCATTGGTGTTTTTACCTGTCCTTCGGCACCGGGCGAACCAGAAACTCGCCGTTATCGATTCGATGCGACACAGGCTGGCCTGCCATTCACGGCAACCAATTTGGCTCCATCGGATTTCAGTCCGACGACAGGCGTGCGAGGTTTGATCGCCAATCATGCGTTTGGCTCTCAACTGGCAAGTAATCGCGAAGGAGCACTGCAGGTTGTCAGCGAAATCTTTGGAGGCGACAACGATGGACACTTTCGTGACATCCTCGATGGTCTTTCCCACACATTCTTGGTGGGCGAACGTACCGGGGGAAACCAGATTTACAACGGCAACCAATATGATCCGGTAGCGACCATGTTCTTGAGCGAACTTGATGGTGGAGGTTGGGGAGACCTACTTAACGGCGAACATTGGATTCAAGGTTCGCTCAAAGGTGGAATCGGTTGGCCGCCTCAAGGTGGCCCGTGCGCAGTCAATTGCACAAACGCCCGCGGTTTTGGGTTTCACAGCTTTCACGTCGGTGGGTGCCACTTTGTGATGGCGGATGGTTCGGTTCAGTTCTTTAATTCGGAAGTTGATGCTCGATTGTTTGCATCGCATGTAACACGTCGCGGGGGCGAAACCATTGCTTCACAATAG